The nucleotide sequence TTACTCGATATCTCCCGGAGCAATCGCAGCCGGACCAGAACCGCTTTGCCTTCGCCTACACCGTGACGCTGCATAACCGCGGCCAACTGCCGGCCAGGCTCCTGTCGCGGCATTGGATCATCACCGATGGCGACGGCCGCGTGCAGGAAGTCCGTGGCGCCGGTGTCATCGGCCAGCAACCACTGATCGCCGCTGACGCCAGCCATACCTACAGCAGCGGCACGGTACTGGCCACCCGCGTCGGCAACATGCAAGGCAGCTACCAGATGCTCGCCGAGGACGGTCACTCCTTCGACGCGCCGATCGCACCCTTTCGCCTGGCGATGCCCGGAGCCTTGCATTAATGACGGTGTATGCCGTCGGTGACCTGCAAGGCTGCCTGGACCCACTCAAATGCTTGCTACAACGTGTGGCCTTCGATCCGGCGCGCGATCGCCTGTGGCTGGTCGGCGATCTCGTCAACCGCGGTCCGCAATCGCTGGAAACCTTGCGCTTTCTGTATGCCATGCGCGATTCGCTGGTCTGCGTGCTCGGCAATCACGACCTGCATCTGCTGGCGGTAGCGCATGACATCGAGCGCCTGAGAAAAGCCGACACCCTGAACGACATCCTCCAGGCGCCGGATCGTAATGACCTGCTCGACTGGCTGCGTCAGCAGAAGCTCATGCACTACGACACCGAACGCGAGATCGCCATGGTGCACGCCGGTATTCCGCCGCAGTGGTCGTTGAAAAAAGCCCTCAAATACGCCGGCGAAGTCGAAGAAGCCCTGCGCGATGACGCCCGCCTGCGGCCCTATCTGGACGGCATGTACGGCAACGAACCGACAAAGTGGGACAAAGATCTGAAAGGCGTGACCCGCCTGCGGGTCATCACCAACTACTTCACCCGCATGCGCTTTTGCAAAGCCGACGGCACCCTCGATCTGAAAAGCAAAGAAGGTCTCGGCAGCGCGCCACCCGGTTATGCACCATGGTTCAGCCATGCGGAGCGCAAGACCCGCGGCCTGAAGCTGATCTTCGGCCATTGGGCCGCGCTCGAGGGTCGCTGCAACGAGCCCGGCCTGTTTGCCCTGGACACCGGCTGCGTGTGGGGCAACGCCCTGACCCTAATGAATGTCGACAGCGGTAAGCTGCACCGCTGCGACTGCCCGGAGAATCCCGCATGACCGAATTCAAGCGCATCCCCCCGCAACAGGCCCAGCAACTCCGCGAGCAAGGCGCCGTGGTGGTCGACATTCGCGATCCGCAAAGCTTCGCGCTTGGCCATATCACCGGCTCCCGGCATCTGGACAACCACTCGCTGCACGACTTCATCAGCCATGCCGATCTCGATCAGCCGCTGATCGTCTCCTGCTATCACGGCAACTCCAGTCAAAGCGCCGCCGCTTATCTGGCCGGCCAGGGCTTTTCCGAGGTGTACAGCCTCGATGGCGGGTTCGAGCTGTGGCGCGCGACCTACCCGGAGCAGACCAGCCGCGCGGCCGACGAATAATTTTTCGTCGCCCGCCAATCCCGCACCAGCTCTGGGCTGGAACAGCTGTCTGACGAACGGCACTCCACGGATATCCCTCCGCAGCCCTTGACCTTGCCGATTCCGAACTACTCTTACCTCAGGCCATCCAACCAAGGGAGAGCCGGCACACCGGCTTCCGGGCTATCGGCAGCGACCATTTAGGTGTTCTGGGGGGTTCTTGATCGGCCGATCAGTCGGCAGATTGCCAGCACCCGCATGACCGATACCGCACCGGCTCCTAGCATCGAGCGAGGTGACGTCATGAGTATTTTCAGCCACTTCCAACAACGCTTCGAGGCGACGCGGCAAGAGGAGTACTCCCTGCAGGAGTACCTCGAGCTGTGCAAGCAGGATCGCAGCGCCTATGCCACCGCTGCCGAGCGCATGCTGCTGGCCATTGGTGAGCCGGAACTGACCGACACCGCTACCAACTCGCGACTCTCGCGGATCTTCTCCAACAAAGTCATTCGCCGTTACCCTGCCTTCGCCGACTTCCACGGCATGGAAGAGTGCATCGACCAGATGGTGTCCTTCTTCCGCCACGCGGCTCAGGGTCTGGAAGAGAAGAAACAAATCCTCTATCTGCTCGGCCCGGTGGGCGGCGGCAAGTCCTCCCTAGCGGAAAAGCTCAAGCAACTGATGGAGAAGGTGCCCTTCTACGCGATCAAGGGTTCGCCGGTGTTCGAATCGCCCCTCGGGCTGTTCAATGTCGATGAGGACGGCGCCATCCTCGAAGAAGAATACGGCATCCCGCAGCGTTATCTGCGCACGGTGATGTCGCCCTGGGCCACCAAACGCCTTGCCGAATTCGGCGGCGACATCAGCAAGTTCCGCGTGGTCAAACTCTATCCGTCGATCCTCAGCCAAATCGCCATTGCCAAGACCGAACCGGGCGACGAGAACAACCAGGACATCTCCGCGCTGGTCGGCAAGGTGGATATCCGCAAGCTGGAGGAGTTCCCGCAGAACGACGCCGATGCCTACAGCTACTCCGGAGCCCTGTGCCGCTCCAACCAGGGGATGATGGAATTCGTCGAGATGTTCAAGGCGCCGATCAAGGTGCTGCACCCGCTGCTGACCGCCACCCAGGAAGGCAACTACAACAGCACCGAAGGCCTCGGCGGCCTGCCGTTCAGCGGCATCATCCTCGCCCACTCCAATGAGTCGGAATGGCATAGCTTCCGCAACAACAAGAACAACGAGGCGTTCATCGACCGTATCTACATCGTCAAGGTGCCGTACTGCCTGCGGGTTACCGACGAGATCAAGATTTACGACAAGCTCTTGCTCAACAGCTCGCTGGCCCATGCTCATTGCGCGCCGGACACCCTGAAAATGCTCGCCCAGTTCTCGGCGTTGTCGCGCCTCAAAGAACCGGAGAACTCCAACGTCTACTCGAAAATGCGCGTGTACGACGGGGAGAACCTCAAGGACACCGATCCGAAGGCCAAGTCGATTCAGGAATACCGCGACAGTGCCGGCGTCGACGAAGGCATGAACGGCCTTTCGACCCGCTTCGCCTTCAAGATCCTCTCCAAGGTGTTCAACTTCGACCCGCACGAAATCGCCGCCAACCCGGTGCACCTGCTCTATGTGCTGGAGCAGCAGATCGAGCAGGAACAGTTCCCCGCCGAACTGCGCGAGCGCTACCTGCGCTACATCAAGGAATACCTGGCGCCGCGCTATATCGAGTTCATCGGCAAGGAAATCCAGACCGCCTACCTCGAGTCGTACAGCGAATACGGGCAGAACATCTTCGACCGCTATGTGCTGTACGCAGACTTCTGGATCCAGGACCAGGAATACCGCGACCCGGAAACCGGCGAAATCCTCAACCGCGTGGCGCTCAACGAAGAGCTGGAGAAAATCGAGAAACCTGCCGGAATCAGCAATCCGAAGGATTTCCGCAACGAGATCGTCAACTTCGTACTGCGCGCGCGGGCCAACAACAACGGCAAGAACCCGACCTGGCTGAGCTACGAGAAGCTGCGCGTGGTGATCGAGAAGAAAATGTTCTCCAACACCGAAGACCTGTTGCCGGTCATCAGCTTCAACGCCAAGGCGAGCAAGGAGGATCAACAGAAGCACAACGACTTCGTCTCGCGCATGGTCGAGCGTGGCTATACCGACAAGCAGGTGCGCCTGCTATCGGAGTGGTACCTGCGGGTCAGAAAATCGCAGTAACTCTCCACCGGCCCGCCGGTCGTCGTCACCGCAGAGCCTGCGTCGCCTGACGCAGGCTCCGAGGAGCGCTCATGAGCTATGTGATCGACCGCCGTCTTAACGGCAAGAACAAAAGCACGGTGAACCGTCAGCGGTTTCTGCGGCGCTACCGTGACCACATCAAAAAGGCGGTGGAAGAAGCGGTCGGGCGTCGCTCGATCACCGACATGGAGCACGGCGAACAGATCAGCATCCCCGGCCGCGATATCGACGAGCCGGTGCTGCACCATGGTCGCGGCGGCAAACAAACGATCGTGCACCCCGGCAACAAAGAGTTCACCGCCGGCGACCGTATTCCCCGGCCTTCTGGGGGTGCCGGTGGGGCGGGCAGCGGCAAGGCCAGCAACAGCGGCGAAGGCATGGACGAGTTCGTCTTCCAGATTACCCAGGAGGAATTCCTCGACTTCATGTTCGAGGATCTCGAATTGCCTAATCTGGTCAAACGCCATCTGGCCGGCAGCGACACCTTCAAGACCGTGCGCGCCGGGATCAGCAACGAGGGCAACCCCTCGCGTATCAACATCATCCGCACCCTGCGCTCGGCGCACGCGCGGCGCATCGCGCTGTCCGGCAGCAGTCGCGCGAAACTCAAGCAAGCCGAAGCGGAGCTCGAACGACTACGAGTCGAAGAGCCGGATAACTTCGGCGATATCCAGGAAATTGAGGCAGAAATAACCAAACTGCTCGCGCGCATCAAACGCGTGCCGTTCCTCGATACGTTCGACCTGAAATACAACCTGCTGGTCAAACACCCCAACCCGTCCTCCAAGGCGGTGATGTTCTGCCTGATGGACGTTTCCGGCTCGATGACCCAGGCGACCAAAGACATCGCCAAGCGCTTCTTCATCCTCCTGTACCTGTTCCTCAAGCGGAACTACGACAAGATTGACGTGGTGTTCATCCGCCACCACACCAGCGCCCGAGAAGTCGACGAGGAAGAGTTTTTCTACTCGCGGGAGACCGGCGGCACCATCGTGTCCAGCGCCCTCAAGCTGATGCAGGAAGTGATGGCCGAGCGTTATCCGATCAACGAATGGAACATCTATGCCGCCCAGGCCTCGGACGGCGACAACTGGAATGACGACTCGCCGATCTGTCGGGATATCCTCATCAATCAGATCATGCCGTTTGTGCAGTATTTCACCTACGTCGAGATCACCCCGCGCGAGCACCAGGCGCTGTGGTTCGAGTACGACTTGGTGCGCGAAGCGTTCGAAGACACCTTCGCCCAGCAGCAGTTGGTATCGGCGGCGGACATCTACCCGGTGTTCCGCGAACTGTTCCAGCGCCGGATGACTACCTGAGGGCCGTGACATGAAGCGCCAGCCCATTTCCACCGGCTCGGAATGGACCTTCGAGCTGATTCGCACCTACGACAAGGAGATCAGTCGCCTGGCCGAGCGCTATGCGCTGGATACCTATCCGAACCAGATCGAAGTGATCACTGCCGAGCAGATGATGGACGCCTACGCCTCGGTCGGCATGCCGCTCGGCTATCACCACTGGTCGTACGGTAAGCACTTCCTCAGCACCGAAAAAAATTACAGCCGCGGCCAGATGGGCCTGGCGTACGAGATCGTGATCAACTCCGACCCGTGCATCGCCTATCTGATGGAAGAAAACACCATGTGCATGCAGGCGCTGGTGATCGCCCACGCCTGCTACGGCCACAACAGTTTCTTCAAGGGCAACTACCTGTTCCGCACCTGGACCGATGCCAGTTCGATCATCGATTACCTGGTGTTCGCCAAGCAGTACATCATGCAATGCGAGGAGCGCCACGGCATCGACGCGGTGGAAGACCTGCTCGACTCCTGCCACGCCCTGATGAACTACGGCGTCGACCGCTACAAGCGCCCCTACCCGATCTCCGCCGAGGAAGAGCGGCGGCGCCAGAAGGATCGCGAAGAGCACTTGCAGAAGCAGATCAACGACCTGTGGCGGACCATCCCCAAGAGCAGCGGCAAGCACAGCGAGAAGGACAACAAGCGCTTCCCCGCCGAGCCGCAGGAAAACATCCTGTATTTCATCGAAAAACATGCGCCGCTGCTCGAGCCCTGGCAGCGCGAAATCGTGCGCATCGTGCGCAAGATCGCCCAATACTTTTATCCGCAGCGGCAGACCCAGGTGAT is from Pseudomonas sp. LS44 and encodes:
- the apaG gene encoding Co2+/Mg2+ efflux protein ApaG; amino-acid sequence: MSDSRYQIDVSVVTRYLPEQSQPDQNRFAFAYTVTLHNRGQLPARLLSRHWIITDGDGRVQEVRGAGVIGQQPLIAADASHTYSSGTVLATRVGNMQGSYQMLAEDGHSFDAPIAPFRLAMPGALH
- the glpE gene encoding thiosulfate sulfurtransferase GlpE, which gives rise to MTEFKRIPPQQAQQLREQGAVVVDIRDPQSFALGHITGSRHLDNHSLHDFISHADLDQPLIVSCYHGNSSQSAAAYLAGQGFSEVYSLDGGFELWRATYPEQTSRAADE
- a CDS encoding SpoVR family protein — translated: MKRQPISTGSEWTFELIRTYDKEISRLAERYALDTYPNQIEVITAEQMMDAYASVGMPLGYHHWSYGKHFLSTEKNYSRGQMGLAYEIVINSDPCIAYLMEENTMCMQALVIAHACYGHNSFFKGNYLFRTWTDASSIIDYLVFAKQYIMQCEERHGIDAVEDLLDSCHALMNYGVDRYKRPYPISAEEERRRQKDREEHLQKQINDLWRTIPKSSGKHSEKDNKRFPAEPQENILYFIEKHAPLLEPWQREIVRIVRKIAQYFYPQRQTQVMNEGWATFWHYTLMNDLYDEGLVTDGFMIEFLQSHTGVVYQPSFDSPYYSGINPYTLGFAIYSDLRRICEKPTDEDRHWFPDIAGSDWLTTLKFAMKSFKDESFILQFLSPKVIRDLKLFSILDDDQKDELLVPAIHDEQGYHFIRESLAAQYNLGNREPNVQIWSIDRRGDRSLTLRHQQHDRKPLGNSTDDVLKHLHRLWGFDIHLETVQGEQIVHTQHMPPRADPHSDEYPRLELTIPPI
- a CDS encoding YeaH/YhbH family protein; its protein translation is MSYVIDRRLNGKNKSTVNRQRFLRRYRDHIKKAVEEAVGRRSITDMEHGEQISIPGRDIDEPVLHHGRGGKQTIVHPGNKEFTAGDRIPRPSGGAGGAGSGKASNSGEGMDEFVFQITQEEFLDFMFEDLELPNLVKRHLAGSDTFKTVRAGISNEGNPSRINIIRTLRSAHARRIALSGSSRAKLKQAEAELERLRVEEPDNFGDIQEIEAEITKLLARIKRVPFLDTFDLKYNLLVKHPNPSSKAVMFCLMDVSGSMTQATKDIAKRFFILLYLFLKRNYDKIDVVFIRHHTSAREVDEEEFFYSRETGGTIVSSALKLMQEVMAERYPINEWNIYAAQASDGDNWNDDSPICRDILINQIMPFVQYFTYVEITPREHQALWFEYDLVREAFEDTFAQQQLVSAADIYPVFRELFQRRMTT
- a CDS encoding PrkA family serine protein kinase is translated as MSIFSHFQQRFEATRQEEYSLQEYLELCKQDRSAYATAAERMLLAIGEPELTDTATNSRLSRIFSNKVIRRYPAFADFHGMEECIDQMVSFFRHAAQGLEEKKQILYLLGPVGGGKSSLAEKLKQLMEKVPFYAIKGSPVFESPLGLFNVDEDGAILEEEYGIPQRYLRTVMSPWATKRLAEFGGDISKFRVVKLYPSILSQIAIAKTEPGDENNQDISALVGKVDIRKLEEFPQNDADAYSYSGALCRSNQGMMEFVEMFKAPIKVLHPLLTATQEGNYNSTEGLGGLPFSGIILAHSNESEWHSFRNNKNNEAFIDRIYIVKVPYCLRVTDEIKIYDKLLLNSSLAHAHCAPDTLKMLAQFSALSRLKEPENSNVYSKMRVYDGENLKDTDPKAKSIQEYRDSAGVDEGMNGLSTRFAFKILSKVFNFDPHEIAANPVHLLYVLEQQIEQEQFPAELRERYLRYIKEYLAPRYIEFIGKEIQTAYLESYSEYGQNIFDRYVLYADFWIQDQEYRDPETGEILNRVALNEELEKIEKPAGISNPKDFRNEIVNFVLRARANNNGKNPTWLSYEKLRVVIEKKMFSNTEDLLPVISFNAKASKEDQQKHNDFVSRMVERGYTDKQVRLLSEWYLRVRKSQ
- a CDS encoding symmetrical bis(5'-nucleosyl)-tetraphosphatase — translated: MTVYAVGDLQGCLDPLKCLLQRVAFDPARDRLWLVGDLVNRGPQSLETLRFLYAMRDSLVCVLGNHDLHLLAVAHDIERLRKADTLNDILQAPDRNDLLDWLRQQKLMHYDTEREIAMVHAGIPPQWSLKKALKYAGEVEEALRDDARLRPYLDGMYGNEPTKWDKDLKGVTRLRVITNYFTRMRFCKADGTLDLKSKEGLGSAPPGYAPWFSHAERKTRGLKLIFGHWAALEGRCNEPGLFALDTGCVWGNALTLMNVDSGKLHRCDCPENPA